From Microbacterium croceum, a single genomic window includes:
- a CDS encoding glycosyltransferase, translating to MGARLRVVLDQLVHIVDPDHAAAAIDLTAGLVATAPSGCSVDAIVPAGAEVDIPGIGDVRTLPLSRRELVASWQLGFTPGVGGGLIHAPSMMAPLVRHDRVHDNDQTTLTLWDLCAWDSPDVLSKTSVAWQRGMLRRALKHADAVVVPSHAIARRLSELTKLGDRIRVIAGAAPRGFATPGDARERRAALSLPERYLVLTGSAATLAEGFRGAVAADVDAVVVDAAEGAEPQLAEIASAAGLPERRAHIRGTLGAADRAAVLAGADVFVATNPVAAWPWRAVEALSAGVPVVAVDSGTHHDVIADGGRLVGATELADAIADAAGSAGERLRVLAADRSRAFSWASSAERVWGLHADL from the coding sequence ATGGGTGCTCGACTGCGTGTGGTTCTGGATCAGCTGGTGCATATCGTCGACCCGGATCACGCGGCGGCTGCCATCGACCTGACAGCCGGCCTCGTGGCGACCGCGCCGTCGGGGTGCTCCGTCGACGCGATCGTGCCGGCGGGAGCGGAGGTCGACATCCCCGGTATCGGAGACGTGCGCACCCTCCCCCTTTCGCGGCGGGAGCTCGTGGCATCGTGGCAGCTGGGCTTCACCCCTGGCGTCGGCGGCGGGCTCATCCATGCGCCGAGCATGATGGCGCCTCTCGTCCGCCACGACAGGGTGCACGATAACGATCAGACGACCCTGACGCTCTGGGATCTCTGTGCCTGGGACTCGCCGGACGTACTCTCCAAGACGTCGGTGGCCTGGCAACGGGGAATGCTCCGACGCGCGCTGAAGCACGCGGATGCCGTGGTGGTGCCATCGCACGCGATCGCACGCCGTCTGTCCGAGCTCACCAAGCTGGGAGACCGCATCAGGGTCATCGCCGGCGCTGCGCCGAGAGGGTTCGCGACGCCGGGAGACGCGCGTGAGCGTAGAGCGGCCCTCTCACTGCCGGAGCGATACCTGGTGTTGACGGGTTCGGCGGCGACGCTCGCGGAGGGATTCCGGGGTGCGGTGGCGGCAGACGTCGACGCCGTCGTGGTCGATGCGGCAGAGGGGGCGGAACCGCAGTTGGCGGAGATCGCGTCGGCGGCGGGGCTCCCTGAACGGCGCGCACACATCCGGGGCACGCTGGGGGCAGCGGATCGCGCCGCCGTCCTCGCCGGTGCAGACGTGTTCGTCGCCACGAATCCGGTGGCGGCGTGGCCATGGCGCGCCGTGGAGGCGCTGAGCGCAGGGGTCCCGGTGGTCGCGGTCGACAGCGGAACGCATCACGATGTGATCGCGGATGGCGGACGGCTCGTCGGCGCGACAGAACTCGCCGACGCGATCGCGGATGCTGCCGGCTCGGCGGGGGAGCGGCTGCGGGTGCTCGCCGCCGACCGCTCGCGGGCGTTCTCCTGGGCAAGCTCGGCGGAGCGCGTCTGGGGCCTGCACGCAGACCTGTAG